A window of Cyprinus carpio isolate SPL01 chromosome A6, ASM1834038v1, whole genome shotgun sequence genomic DNA:
AGTAAAAGCATAGCCAAATAGTTTTGGTTTATAAGCAGTATAGGGAAGCTACTTTAAAGCTGCAGGCAAAGAGTATCTGTTCAGGCAATTATTAGTAGTTAACTAGCACAAAAAGATTTGTAAGCAATGTAGCATCTTAAAAAAGTGTGATTTAGCATTTTTACCACGCTGTACTGCTATTTGTCAGCACAAGTAACTTTTTACTTATAACTGTAGTTTAGCAAGCTACAATTCAAATGAATAAAAGCACAAGCTATGCTACTGGCAAAAAGTAGCTAGCTCAGTTAATGCTAACAAAAGTAGTTATCTGGTACAAAAACATTTGTAAGTAATACCTTAGAATCTGTGATGCTACAATCTACTTGCAAAAAGTAGCTCAGCTATTAGGAGTTATCTGGCACAAAACAGTGATTTAACATTGTCTTGCTACACTGCTATTTGTTAGCACAACTAGCTTGTTATTGGaaaaatacactgttttaaagGTAGTTAAGCTACTGTCATGCTGCTGAATGTACGTAGTTAAGTTAGCATTGCTGATTTAAGCTAGTTGCTGCCCAGCACTGCTAGATACATGCATATAGTTTTAGCAGCTTAACTGTTCTGAAACAAGATAAACAGCTTGTATTTTAGTTTGATGTGGTTTTGTTCTTCCTGTTTTGCCAAGCTTTTCTCACTGTTCTTTGCCTGTTTCAGTGATCGACTACTGCTCATTTGGGAATGATAGCTGCGAGcacgagtgtgtgagtgtgctcaaTGGCTTTAACTGTCGCTGTAATGATGGCTACTCACTCAACGATGACATGAAGACCTGTACAAGTTAGTGAAGGCCATCGTCAGTTTGTACATTCACAAATTCAAAAGGAATTCCCTTCAAATCAAGTTTActtatcatttttatcaattgTTTACCATCAGTATTGGGTCCAACCATGCTAAATTGCTAAGATGCTAGTTTGAACATCAGCAGATGTGGATCCCATTGGGTCTAATAATCTTATGTTCTTTCTCAAAGCACTAAAAGCTTTCAGATGTTTGTCCACATTTGGGAATTGGGATTGTGAATTAGGCCACATATAGCATGTTCTAGAAAACCGAATCTTCCTGTTTTTCCCTCCAAAATGGCACATAAATGTCTCAATAAGAGCATGTGATGGCCAAAACAAGCATGGAGAACTATTGGGAAACAATTGTAAAGAAACTTGATTTAAAGTATCTAAATGATTTAGCgcaaagtttatatataaaaatgaatcaaaatgtttGTCATAATTTGAATTATGATCAATCTTATCCATATTTAGTGATTGATTACTGCTCATTTGGGAACGATAGCTGCGAGCACGAGTGTGTGAGTGTCCTGAAAGGCTTTCACTGCCAGTGTAATGATGGATACACACTCAGCGATGACAAGAAGACCTGCACAAGTTAGTGAAGGCGCTTACTATCAGTTTATACCTTCCTTTTAAATCAGTTTCACTGCAGTTTTCTCAATTGTTTACCATCAATATTTGGGGCATCAACTGCAAAGCAAAATAGCTTTTTCAGACAGATGGAGTGTTTCCAGTTTGAACACTGTGGATTCAAAGCAATTTGGGAAGGCTGTGTTTACAAGATGAACGCAAATGTACATCACCACACAATTGTAATTTCAAGTGGGAAATTTTCTTTAAGCGCCTAGTTTCGCTTTAGTGAGAAAACATATTGGAAGCAATGAATCTAACATCTGTATATACTAATTACTaagttgcatgtacaaaatacCACAGTGTTGTACAATTATGGCACAATTTATAATGATTTGGATTCTCAACTCATAAAAATTAACTTCCCAATCTGAATGCACAAACTATTCAAAACAGAGTTGTTCTTTACGTTTTGCTTGGtagtaaaaagttaaatatttaaacattcaattACTTTTTCTGTGTTAATTGAGACCATAATTTCTTGTCGAATGCACTATTTATAGACATGTTTGGGGTTTCTAATAAgattcctaaaaaaaacaaaggccCCAATGAGAGCATATAATGGTCCACAACAAGCTCTAACTGTAATATTAGTGGTGGATGATTGAGAAAAAATTTGCATGAATTTGGAAGAAGCAAagaaacttttctttaaaaagtaaaaaaaaaaaagagtgattaaTTAgggattaattaaatatttattctgtaCGGCTTGTTGTGTCCTTGTATTCTAATACATTTAATCCATATTTAGTGATTGATTACTGCTCATTTGGGAATGACAGCTGCGAGCACGAATGTGTGAGTGTCCTGAAAGGCTTTCACTGCCGCTGTAATGATGGATACTCACTCAATGATGACAAGAAGACCTGCACAAGTTAGTGAATGCTCACAATCGATTTATGCTTTCACTTCCATGTCATTtccatacttttttttctcagttgtttAGCATCAATATTTGGGCCATCCATTGCTTAACTTGTAATAATGTTTCTAAATGGTGGAGTGTTTCCAATTTTCAAGGGTTTCTGAATTAAAACTCCAACAGACTTGATCCAAATGGCCCCAATAAGAGATGTGTTATTTGTGATGGCCCAAGAGAAGTTCTCTGCCATATTCATGATAAAGAACTGAGAAAATTACCTgaattataacattaatataaaagagaaatgtttaTCCTGTTTGGTCATGTTCTTTAAATCCATATTTAGTGATCGATTACTGCTCTTTTGGGAACGATAGCTGTGAGCACCAGTGTGTGAGTGTCCTGAAAGGCTTTCACTGCGTTTGTAATGATGGATACTCACTCAATGATGACATGAAGACCTGCACAAGTTAGTGAaagcacatacatacatatgctCACAGAGTATCCATACCCTAatttgaaaaccaaaatatttaatatcctTTATGAATCCAGTAAGTCCATGCTTTACTCCAAATCCATGAAACAACCACATCTcagtagaaaaataaatgtaatagcaATTTTACAAGTTTCCTTTCTATGCTTCTTCCTCTTACAAAACATTTTGCTCTTTGCCAACTACTTTGGCTGCTCATCTTACTCCAGATTTTGAGCTTCTCTGCTTCTTTCTGCCTGTTCCAGTGATTGACTACTGCTCATTTGGGAATGATAGCTGCGAGcacgagtgtgtgagtgtgctcaaAGGCTTTAACTGCCGCTGTAATGAAGGATACTCGCTCAATGATGATCTGAAGACCTGCACAAGTAAGTGAGATTAACTGATCGACACACATAATGTTCCAGATCCATATACACAACACTAATCATAGTGAGGGCGACATATCAAACTCTTCACACACATACTGTTGCGCACACCTTTCTTTTGTTGGCATTTATGGAAGGCCATTTCCATAATGGATAAGGTAAggtaatacactaccattcaaaagaatagatttcttcttcttctttcaaaaaccgaaaaaaaagaaatcttaccaactccagaGTTTTGAACAGAAgtataaatttgaattaaataaaatcaaaattggaAGACTTAAGTCACAACTGtgaaaagtaaattaatattttttattttgtgaggcTGCAACTGGCTTCCACAGGTTCTGATGGTGAACGGGATTTCAGCATCAAACAAGAACTAACAGCATTAATATCACAAGggcattaaaaaacacaaaataaacacgtCTGTTTTATTATGAACTTGGCTCTCTTTGCCTTTTGGACCAGCTGGTTTAACCGTTAACATTCTACTTCCTAAGTGTCCGACGACAGCATACAGAAACTTTGAGATGCAACTTGTGAATTGCTTACACTGTTTTCGGCTTTTCTAAAGTCTGTTTCCTGCTATTCCTTTCCTGTTCCAGTGATTGATTACTGCTCATTTGGGAATGATAGCTGTGAGCACGAGTGTGTGAGTGTCCTGAAAGACTTTTACTGCCGCTGTAAGGATGGATACACCCTCAATGACGACAAGAAGACCTGCACAAGTTAGTGAGAGTAACTGATCGACAAACATACTGTTCCAGAGCCATATACACAATACTAATCATCCATGCTTACTGTGTTTGGCTTGGCAACAGACTCTTTAAATTGTTCAGCTCtcatgatgttgtttttttattgttgtaattttctTAAAATGGACAGTTACCTCATGCTGTTTTATAACCTGCTTTTTATGAGAATCTACATTTTGTTAGTTGATCTTGCATGTGTGTTCGGGTCACAATTAATGTGTCATCTTCGTTCTATAGGATGTTTTGCCCTGTTGGCTTACTAAAACActtttgcctttgttttttttttcttagtgattGATTACTGTTCATTTGGGAATCACAGTTGTGATCATCACTGTGTTAGTGTGCTCAATGGCTTCTACTGTCGCTGCAATGAGGGATACACTCTTCAGGAGGATGGAAAGACCTGCCAGTGTATGTAtgaagtattaaagtattaaagtgttttctatattaaaacaCTACCTCTTTTCCTAGTTGAAAGTGCAAAGATAACAATTAATAGGTTTTCACAAGCAATTccaaaaaataatagtttaaaaagcAGTGGTAGGATTAGTTAAGTGCATATTGATGTCTATATTTTATCGTGTGCTTTTTATGTAACTGCTTTTCAAGAGCAAAACATTTACTTTTCAAATTATCATTCAGATTTTTTGGGCTTTCACAACATTTGTGATAAGATTTATTGACCTTCCAAGTTGATTATCCGATTAATCTACCCCATAAAGATATTCTGCTCTCAAACTGTGCTCGAATTTCTTAACACTGTATGGTTACTTTGGCCTAAACTCTTTAAAACTGTTCAAAATCAGCTGGCTCGGAAGTGAGCGCCCCCTCTTTAAGCCTGATGGCCTTCCCAGACCTTGGCCTTGAACAGCTGGAAAGGCCAAAAATATCAAGTGTGTCATTTATCTTTTGTTAAGTTTACCTAAAGGCTCTGGACATTTGCTTTAAAGAGCCAAGTCATTCCTTCACCAGATTTCCGCTTTCTGCTACCATTGAAATGTATAGCAGAAATTaagtttcattcacatttatACAGTTTTTCTTGCAAGTATTTACAGCAGATTGGTATCAAGCACATTTCTTGAAATTGTGCATAAATCTGATAAACACTATTGCAGTGTTtggtaattttattgttttgtttggtttggttttttagCCTGATCAAAGAAATGCTTGCAAGCAAGGCtgtattaatttgatcaaaaatatagtaaaactagtaatattattacatttaattattttttttaaatattattacaattttctattttaatatattttaaaatgtaatttattcatgtgatcaaagctgaattttcagcatcattactccagtcttcagtgtcacatgatcattcagaactcattctaatataccgatttgtacattattattaagtcgaacactgcttaatattttttttgtggaaatatacTTCTTTTCTATCACagttgatcagtttaatgcatacttgctgaagaaaataaatcattttcaatacTGACCCCAATCGTAAATTATGTTCCTTTTCTGGCTCACCTCATGAAtccatttaatgtttattttcactGTGGTTTATGACATGCTCTTTATGTTCATGTCTTCTGCAGCGGATAACTTGTGTAACACAGTGGAACATGGTTGTGAATACCAGTGTGTGAGCACTCCGGGATCTTACCACTGTATATGTCCTGAGGGCCATGTGCTACAGGACGACGGCAAGACCTGCGGAAGTAATGCACGCTTTCATTCTGATTACCCTTGTTTAAAAAGGGAAATTCCTAAAGCTGAATTCCTAAAGCTACAAAGTATAGATTGGCACCTAAAATTATACAcctttgaaaatacaaaaattcccCATCTTCTCTGCTAatggaaaaaatgttttgaaatgtatgtTTGTTCATTTCCTCTCCAAGCCTGTCGATCTTCCAACATCGACCTGGTCCTCCTCATCGACGGTTCCAAGAGTGTGCGGCCGCAGAATTTCGAGCTTGTCAAGCAGTTTGTTAACCAGGTGGTGGATCAGCTGGATGTCTCCCCTAAAGGAACACGTGTGGGTCTCATCCAGTATTCAAGCCGAGTGCGGACAGAGTTTCCGCTCAGCATGTATCAGACAAAAGAAGAGATCAAAAAGGCTGTGATGAATGTGGAGTACATGGAGAAGGGGACCATGACAGGCTTGGCTCTCAAACACATGGTGGAGAACAGCTTCTCCGAGGCTGATGGAGCCCGTCCTGCTGAGAAGAACATCCCACGGGTCGGCCTGGTCTTTACTGATGGACGGTCACAGGATGATATTCAAGAGTGGGCCAAGAAGGCCAAGGAAGCAGGTATTTTTATTTAGGggccaaaaataaaagtgttacagTCACAGACAACATACGCTTGTAGCTTTAGTAATAAATACATAGATTATGGTGTAAGAAAATTgctttgtaataaatataataattttagaaattaataatatttttctttaatttatcaacattaaaaaaacaaatctaaatttagactacagtagtcaacatttgaagtggatcgaaacctttcttcaaaaaagttgtcctaaaacaaaacaatacctGTCCTTGTCTTAGGACAagtttgattaacttttttgatccacttcaaatgttgactactgtggTCTAGCTTTTCAGCTTTTAGCttgattgtaattattattattattattattattattatttaatatactattattgcTAGAAAAGTTTGAAAGAAATTAGATAAATAGTTTTCAACgtaattatattaattcatagtagattttaaataataatatcatattttaaatgttttaattatatattttatagatctattcattttataagaGGTTTGCAATATTTGGACAATTTGGAGCATATTagtctgtaatatatatatatataaacaaaatttaaaaaatctacatTTGACCTCAAACTAGTATAAGAtgataactgtaataaaaataatagtatttaaaataaaatatttctaagatttagtttttatttcatgtaaatttatttacatttaaaaaataaaaaatattactaaaaagattaaagaaatttagataaagtttttttttttttttcaaattgcaaacctcatatataaaatgaatatagctAAGCATCTTCTCACTTAGCTttttactgaaaaagaaaaataaattctaCTCATTTCATGAAAAGTTTTGATGTGTGTCTTGTTCCAGGTATCACCATGTATGCTGTTGGTGTGGGTAAAGCCGTGGAGGATGAGCTGAGAGAGATTGCCTCTGAGCCTGTGGAAAAACACTTCTTCTACACCGCCGACTTCACTGCCATCAGCCAGATCGCTGAGAACCTCAAACTCAATGTCTGTGCAGGTGCGTTTGAAAGACTGAGAACAAGTATAACCATACCTGAATCATCTGTGTTAGAGGGCACACATTTTGTTCAATAGCACCATCTAGAGGCTGAGGTAAACGCACACATGCAAAGTTTACCTAAAGAGGTGCTAATAAGCGTATATAttccttttaaaaatcattccCTGCAAATTTGCATTTCTGCCAAGTGCATAAATGCAAATTTAGGGaaactatttttaatgaatattggTTATTTCTTTCATCCGCACtcattaaatgcataatttttcagCTGAGAGTCAAGGAGAGATTGAGGTTAAGGACCCCTGCGCTTGTGAAAGTCTTGTGGAGTTCCAGCAGGTTACGATGTCCACCCTAGACCAGCTCAACCAGAAACATATCCTTTATATCTTCAGTACAGATCCTTTAAACAATATGCTTACTTTACAGCAAATGCAACTACACCATGCAACATTGCAGTGTAACTCATCCAACTCCAAACTTTCTGCGATATAACCCGAAGATTGACGCATTATTACAACAAGCTAAGGGGTTTAACAGAAGCCCCTCTGTACAGAAAGAGCCCACATTGTGTCCGTTGGTCTGATCTGTTCCAGACTGGCCCCTCTGGTTTGGCTCCTCACATAAACCTCTGTGACCACACGCTTCAATGGCTCTTTGTTTCAGATCTCTCACTCAGCATCATTCATCAAAGCTCAAAAGAGCCCTTGTCCCACGTCTGAGGCCAGAAACAGATGTTTCTGAACTACTAAATGCAGATGCATGTTTCCACTGGATCCATTTAACTAGAATTTGATGAGATTACAAAGGAAGGATGTTGCTTCTTGGCTCTCATCATATATAGATCTTGCTGATAGGAATCATTTACCGTTGGATCTAGTGGTTAGAGTGCATTGCTCAGATACTTTGAGTTCTTTTGCTCAAGCCATGCAATTCACAAGCTAATTCCCACATCATCTTCTCATTGTTTTCTCATCAGAGAGGCCAAAAGGCCACTTTCATATACtttttgcatgtaaatatgtaaatcagtgctgcagtgatgatgtatttttgtaggccaacctgaAAATTAGCATTACTCTGGTTCCTTCGATAAAAACCCAAAAGGATTTTTCCACTGGCTTTCGGATCATTGCAGAAAGTAAGCTCTGTCACCAACAATATAGTCATGATAGTCTCTACAAATGAatacaacttttatgaatttgtGAGCCTAAAAGTAATTGGCAGAAGTGCAAAACTAAATGTTAGCTATAAACGAACAACTCTTTTAGTCTTAATTCAAAAAttttccctgaaagtttgagttacAATAGTTTGCAAGAGTGTAATTATATTGTCATATGAGGTAAAAATAAGTaacaatttcatatattaacatttatatctagcccatacaaatatgtatgtttctgtgtatgtaatacatttttggacaTATATGTCATGCACATGATAAAACCcatcaatacattttaatattataaatatcaaagtaaatataaaaaacaatatatcagtaaatatcaaagagagagatgcattttaaaaactgattgcaaaaacatataaacactgatattttgtatatgtgttgttttattgaagttcataaataaatatatattgttgacaTACATGTATGGTTGCTACATATAATAACTTAAAAACTCATATATAGATATtgttaatatacatatacaaattttactttacttttatatatgttataaatgtatatctTTATCTACCCATCAGAGAATGTGTGCCTTATACAGTATGTAACATATTGCCCTATATCAAGAGTGATATTGCCATAtataaagtgacatgacatacagtcaAATATGGtcacccatactcagaatttgtgctctgcatttaaccaatccaagtgcacacacacagcagtgaacacacacacaccctgaacacacacccggagcagtgggcagccgtttatgctgcggcgcccggggagcagttgggggttcggtgccttgcgcaagggcacctcagtcgtggtattgccggcccgaggctcgaacccacaacctaaggGTAGGAGTCAAACTGTCTATCCATTAGGCTATGACTTCCCCTCAATATATTACATTTCCGTGTTGGCCTCTTTGACGtgatgtccccaaaaccttctgTAGTCCCAATTAGCCACCTCTTTAAAGATAagtaaaagcttaaaaataataataaaaaaaaaaaaaaaaatcacaggggGGTATTTCTggtgtattttatgtcatagaataaaacccattcaaaaaacctaCTGACCCCAGGACAATGgaactggaagtgctaaaatgcaaaatcatttaccagttttggcctacaaaaacatGTCACTGTGAATGATTTGACTTTGATATGTAACTCgtgatcattttaaaatcagtaaACGCATGCATAGAGACTCAATTTGCTGTATTTTGCTGTTTTGACCCGGGATATAAAGGAAAAAGCACCCAGGACAGGCAAACAAGCAACTGAAAACCTGCTTAGAACACACTAGACTTGCAGCAGTGAGTTTTGCATGTCtagtttgaatatatatatatatatatatatatatatatatatatatatatatatatatatatatatatatatatatatatatatatatatatatatatatatatagcaatctagtttgaaatatttaatgCCTAAAACAGCGGAAAAGTAGTGTGGATGATTGATcattttttatagtatatttcCTTAACTGTGTTTCACTGTCAGCTATGACCAAGCGACTGGAGGTTCTGGAGAGCCAGTTGCTCACAAGAAAATGAGAAAGCACTTTGAGGACGGGGCCCGCTGGGTGTGAAGGGTTCCCACAGTCACAAGATCTACAGGTGTAGACGCCTGATGCATGAGGCCCACTATTTCCCGTGCCATTTTTGGACATGGCTGATATTGTTCCCTATTTATACATGATCTGTATTGTATGATTTGTAGAGAGGTATGTATTTATGGCAAATTTGATATTAGCATTTATACACTAAAAAGGGAAATTAGGTGTTTGTTACCACTCTGAAATATTGTCATCTTTatcatgttttcaacatttttggcACCAAATTTATGCACAATATGTGAATGTGGTTCTGTAAAacctttatttacaaatatattacagaaaaaaacaacaacaagtagT
This region includes:
- the LOC109052628 gene encoding matrilin-4-like isoform X6, with amino-acid sequence MTRALVYIGVLIAIMAVMEARPKSAEPKCKSGPVDLVFIIDGSRSVRPHEFETMRKFMIDIIHELDIGLEATRVGVVQYSSQVQNVFSLKAFSKTAQMVKAINEIIPLAQGTMTGLAIRYAMNVAFSAEEGARPNVPHVAVIVTDGRPQDRVAEVAAAARESGIEIYAIGVARADMTSLRAMASPPFEDHVFLVESFDLIHQFGLQFQDKLCGMDLCLESDHGCEHICESSPGSYHCLCLPGYTLNEDGKTCTPIDLCAEGKHDCEQICIASPGSFTCDCNTGYTLNDDKRTCKMIDYCSFGNDSCEHKCVSVLNGFNCHCNEGYSLNDDLKTCTMIDYCSFGNDSCEHECVSVLQSFYCSCREGYTLNEDETTCTMIDYCSFGNDSCEHECVSVLNGFNCRCNDGYSLNDDMKTCTMIDYCSFGNDSCEHECVSVLKGFHCRCNDGYSLNDDKKTCTMIDYCSFGNDSCEHECVSVLKGFNCRCNEGYSLNDDLKTCTMIDYCSFGNDSCEHECVSVLKDFYCRCKDGYTLNDDKKTCTMIDYCSFGNHSCDHHCVSVLNGFYCRCNEGYTLQEDGKTCQSDNLCNTVEHGCEYQCVSTPGSYHCICPEGHVLQDDGKTCGTCRSSNIDLVLLIDGSKSVRPQNFELVKQFVNQVVDQLDVSPKGTRVGLIQYSSRVRTEFPLSMYQTKEEIKKAVMNVEYMEKGTMTGLALKHMVENSFSEADGARPAEKNIPRVGLVFTDGRSQDDIQEWAKKAKEAGITMYAVGVGKAVEDELREIASEPVEKHFFYTADFTAISQIAENLKLNVCAAESQGEIEVKDPCACESLVEFQQVTMSTLDQLNQKLSAMTKRLEVLESQLLTRK
- the LOC109052628 gene encoding matrilin-4-like isoform X7 produces the protein MTRALVYIGVLIAIMAVMEARPKSAEPKCKSGPVDLVFIIDGSRSVRPHEFETMRKFMIDIIHELDIGLEATRVGVVQYSSQVQNVFSLKAFSKTAQMVKAINEIIPLAQGTMTGLAIRYAMNVAFSAEEGARPNVPHVAVIVTDGRPQDRVAEVAAAARESGIEIYAIGVARADMTSLRAMASPPFEDHVFLVESFDLIHQFGLQFQDKLCGMDLCLESDHGCEHICESSPGSYHCLCLPGYTLNEDGKTCTPIDLCAEGKHDCEQICIASPGSFTCDCNTGYTLNDDKRTCKMIDYCSFGNDSCEHECVSVLNGFNCRCNDGYSLNDDMKTCTMIDYCSFGNDSCEHECVSVLKGFHCQCNDGYTLSDDKKTCTMIDYCSFGNDSCEHECVSVLKGFHCRCNDGYSLNDDKKTCTMIDYCSFGNDSCEHQCVSVLKGFHCVCNDGYSLNDDMKTCTMIDYCSFGNDSCEHECVSVLKGFNCRCNEGYSLNDDLKTCTMIDYCSFGNDSCEHECVSVLKDFYCRCKDGYTLNDDKKTCTMIDYCSFGNHSCDHHCVSVLNGFYCRCNEGYTLQEDGKTCQSDNLCNTVEHGCEYQCVSTPGSYHCICPEGHVLQDDGKTCGTCRSSNIDLVLLIDGSKSVRPQNFELVKQFVNQVVDQLDVSPKGTRVGLIQYSSRVRTEFPLSMYQTKEEIKKAVMNVEYMEKGTMTGLALKHMVENSFSEADGARPAEKNIPRVGLVFTDGRSQDDIQEWAKKAKEAGITMYAVGVGKAVEDELREIASEPVEKHFFYTADFTAISQIAENLKLNVCAAESQGEIEVKDPCACESLVEFQQVTMSTLDQLNQKLSAMTKRLEVLESQLLTRK
- the LOC109052628 gene encoding matrilin-4-like isoform X1 translates to MTRALVYIGVLIAIMAVMEARPKSAEPKCKSGPVDLVFIIDGSRSVRPHEFETMRKFMIDIIHELDIGLEATRVGVVQYSSQVQNVFSLKAFSKTAQMVKAINEIIPLAQGTMTGLAIRYAMNVAFSAEEGARPNVPHVAVIVTDGRPQDRVAEVAAAARESGIEIYAIGVARADMTSLRAMASPPFEDHVFLVESFDLIHQFGLQFQDKLCGMDLCLESDHGCEHICESSPGSYHCLCLPGYTLNEDGKTCTPIDLCAEGKHDCEQICIASPGSFTCDCNTGYTLNDDKRTCKMIDYCSFGNDSCEHKCVSVLNGFNCHCNEGYSLNDDLKTCTMIDYCSFGNDSCEHECVSVLQSFYCSCREGYTLNEDETTCTMIDYCSFGNDSCEHECVSVLNGFNCRCNDGYSLNDDMKTCTMIDYCSFGNDSCEHECVSVLKGFHCQCNDGYTLSDDKKTCTMIDYCSFGNDSCEHECVSVLKGFHCRCNDGYSLNDDKKTCTMIDYCSFGNDSCEHQCVSVLKGFHCVCNDGYSLNDDMKTCTMIDYCSFGNDSCEHECVSVLKGFNCRCNEGYSLNDDLKTCTMIDYCSFGNDSCEHECVSVLKDFYCRCKDGYTLNDDKKTCTMIDYCSFGNHSCDHHCVSVLNGFYCRCNEGYTLQEDGKTCQSDNLCNTVEHGCEYQCVSTPGSYHCICPEGHVLQDDGKTCGTCRSSNIDLVLLIDGSKSVRPQNFELVKQFVNQVVDQLDVSPKGTRVGLIQYSSRVRTEFPLSMYQTKEEIKKAVMNVEYMEKGTMTGLALKHMVENSFSEADGARPAEKNIPRVGLVFTDGRSQDDIQEWAKKAKEAGITMYAVGVGKAVEDELREIASEPVEKHFFYTADFTAISQIAENLKLNVCAAESQGEIEVKDPCACESLVEFQQVTMSTLDQLNQKLSAMTKRLEVLESQLLTRK
- the LOC109052628 gene encoding matrilin-4-like isoform X11; translated protein: MTRALVYIGVLIAIMAVMEARPKSAEPKCKSGPVDLVFIIDGSRSVRPHEFETMRKFMIDIIHELDIGLEATRVGVVQYSSQVQNVFSLKAFSKTAQMVKAINEIIPLAQGTMTGLAIRYAMNVAFSAEEGARPNVPHVAVIVTDGRPQDRVAEVAAAARESGIEIYAIGVARADMTSLRAMASPPFEDHVFLVESFDLIHQFGLQFQDKLCGMDLCLESDHGCEHICESSPGSYHCLCLPGYTLNEDGKTCTPIDLCAEGKHDCEQICIASPGSFTCDCNTGYTLNDDKRTCKMIDYCSFGNDSCEHKCVSVLNGFNCHCNEGYSLNDDLKTCTMIDYCSFGNDSCEHECVSVLQSFYCSCREGYTLNEDETTCTMIDYCSFGNDSCEHECVSVLNGFNCRCNDGYSLNDDMKTCTMIDYCSFGNDSCEHECVSVLKGFHCQCNDGYTLSDDKKTCTMIDYCSFGNDSCEHQCVSVLKGFHCVCNDGYSLNDDMKTCTMIDYCSFGNDSCEHECVSVLKDFYCRCKDGYTLNDDKKTCTMIDYCSFGNHSCDHHCVSVLNGFYCRCNEGYTLQEDGKTCQSDNLCNTVEHGCEYQCVSTPGSYHCICPEGHVLQDDGKTCGTCRSSNIDLVLLIDGSKSVRPQNFELVKQFVNQVVDQLDVSPKGTRVGLIQYSSRVRTEFPLSMYQTKEEIKKAVMNVEYMEKGTMTGLALKHMVENSFSEADGARPAEKNIPRVGLVFTDGRSQDDIQEWAKKAKEAGITMYAVGVGKAVEDELREIASEPVEKHFFYTADFTAISQIAENLKLNVCAAESQGEIEVKDPCACESLVEFQQVTMSTLDQLNQKLSAMTKRLEVLESQLLTRK
- the LOC109052628 gene encoding matrilin-4-like isoform X4 — translated: MTRALVYIGVLIAIMAVMEARPKSAEPKCKSGPVDLVFIIDGSRSVRPHEFETMRKFMIDIIHELDIGLEATRVGVVQYSSQVQNVFSLKAFSKTAQMVKAINEIIPLAQGTMTGLAIRYAMNVAFSAEEGARPNVPHVAVIVTDGRPQDRVAEVAAAARESGIEIYAIGVARADMTSLRAMASPPFEDHVFLVESFDLIHQFGLQFQDKLCGMDLCLESDHGCEHICESSPGSYHCLCLPGYTLNEDGKTCTPIDLCAEGKHDCEQICIASPGSFTCDCNTGYTLNDDKRTCKMIDYCSFGNDSCEHKCVSVLNGFNCHCNEGYSLNDDLKTCTMIDYCSFGNDSCEHECVSVLQSFYCSCREGYTLNEDETTCTMIDYCSFGNDSCEHECVSVLNGFNCRCNDGYSLNDDMKTCTMIDYCSFGNDSCEHECVSVLKGFHCQCNDGYTLSDDKKTCTMIDYCSFGNDSCEHECVSVLKGFHCRCNDGYSLNDDKKTCTMIDYCSFGNDSCEHECVSVLKGFNCRCNEGYSLNDDLKTCTMIDYCSFGNDSCEHECVSVLKDFYCRCKDGYTLNDDKKTCTMIDYCSFGNHSCDHHCVSVLNGFYCRCNEGYTLQEDGKTCQSDNLCNTVEHGCEYQCVSTPGSYHCICPEGHVLQDDGKTCGTCRSSNIDLVLLIDGSKSVRPQNFELVKQFVNQVVDQLDVSPKGTRVGLIQYSSRVRTEFPLSMYQTKEEIKKAVMNVEYMEKGTMTGLALKHMVENSFSEADGARPAEKNIPRVGLVFTDGRSQDDIQEWAKKAKEAGITMYAVGVGKAVEDELREIASEPVEKHFFYTADFTAISQIAENLKLNVCAAESQGEIEVKDPCACESLVEFQQVTMSTLDQLNQKLSAMTKRLEVLESQLLTRK